In Erigeron canadensis isolate Cc75 chromosome 8, C_canadensis_v1, whole genome shotgun sequence, the DNA window TTTTGTgattccttttttatttttattgttattaatgctaattaatttgtaaatctgattttaataattaaaaaaaaattgtatgctAGCGAGCTAGGCCCCCAAAATTGATCTTGTTTAAAGCCTCGAAAAAGCTTAAGCCGGCACTGCAAGCCAATGTAGCGGCAACAAACATATTGATACAACACGCGTGTTCGCACTGGTGCCCGTAATACGTGTTGCTTGAAAACGTCAGTAACTGCATCGTTGTTAGACCAATATAGGCCAATATAGGAGATAGTGACAGTGATCGTATAACATGTATCTAATTTGGTCTCGAAGCCAAACCACGGTTTCTAGTCGCTTTCCAAAGTCGGGCCACCATATATATCTGGATATACGATGTTTTCGTGTCGTGGTTggctgtgttttttttttcttgaatatttTGTCCTTTTCTTAATTTAGAATGCAAGGGATGATTTTGCATTGTCATTTAAACATCAAGAAGTTTATAAAAAAGACAACTATACCATTCATATTAGGATGAGTGAACATACTTGAAATTGAATTCAATATTGGTTTTTCCTAGTAATTTTGGCCATGATATTCCCGAAATTACAACCGAGAATAAAAATAATCGAATTTAAGGGGCACGTTCTAATCCGGTCCATAGGGAATGGcccaaagttgaacaaaatgtaACTCGCTCATGGGCTCTTCTGCTGGTTTTGTCTGTGCATTTCAATTAATTAGGATTGTTTCTAATAAAACTTCACATGAAAAATATGGAACTTTATTAAAGGATCCtttggttaaataaaaaaaatcatgaaacaACAAAAGACAAGCAAAGAGAGTGCCTATTTTGCTATTTTGGATACATGTATATGACAggagaggttttttttttttcttatttttgttgctAGTTGtcactaaaaacaaaagattGTTCTTTTATAAGTATTCATAAATGGGATTCAGAAcagatgttttatttttatgaatgattaaAAATATTCTGGAAGAGCTCGACATACATATATGAATTTTTATTCACTTATTGTTCTATTGAGCATCTTTATTTTGAAGTTAACTACTCACATTACTTTGAGATGTATAATTGATCAGTTGCTCCAGACCTCCATACAATTAAGTATATATGAAGTCTCTAATTTTGTAAGTATCGCATGGTTCTACAGGAGGGTTTGGTAGCTACCTGTTTGGCATGAGTGAAGTCGTAGCCAAACAATCAAATGAAGACAACGCTGCTGAAAATATAAAGAATCCTACACTCGGTTGGTTGATTGGCTTTCTTTTCGTCGTTAGCTTCCTTGGGCTGTTCTCGGTTGTACCTCTTCGCAAGGTAAATACACGTATACTGCCACTTAACCAACAACCTACacttatacatatacatttagGCAGTTAGCACAAACTTGTGTTAAAACACTTAATCAGCTTTCTGTATATGTACATCTTGCAGATAATGATTGTCGACTTCAAACTGATTTATCCCAGTGGCACTGCTACCGCTCACCTTATCAACAGTTTTCATACTCCCCAAGGAGCCAAGCTAGCAAAGTAAGgcttattgttgttattagtgaTTCATTAGTTGATCCATagtttaactttattttttttaatgaatgatAGGAGACAAGTGAGAACTCTAGGGAAATTCTTCACCTTCAGCTTTCTATGGGGAGTATTTCAGTGGTTCTTTACTGCAGGGGATGGCTGTGGATTCTCAAGCTTCCCTTCACTTGGTCTCAAGGCATATGAACACAAGTCAGCCCATACCATATCTAACTTCCTATAGGGCATTATTAGTCTCAgaaatctatattatatttgttgatCCTCATCCGTGCTTATCTACTACTTTTTTTCTCCATCAAACCAGGTTTTACTTTGATTTCTCGGCTACTTATGTGGGTGTCGGCATGATCTGCCCATATCTCATCAATCTATCATTGCTGGTTGGAGCGATTGTTTCGTGGGGTTTAATGTGGCCACTGATTGAAAAAAGAAAGGGAGATTGGTACCCTGCTGATCTTGGAGAAGGCAGCCTCCATGGTATTCAAGGATACCGGGTAAACTTCTCATTATTTCCTTTTTTATCTAACAAAATTAATGTATCATTCTCTTATCATATACTATTATGTAagctatatataaataagttgttgCAACCTCTAAAATATATGAACTGATTAAGGATATtttaaagaattaaagataAGTTGCTAGAGCTATCGTTTTGCTCCccttatttttaaaacaaaacttgtGTACCTGTGCATATATATCTCAAGTCTATTGTTAAAAgaacttttttattcttttgtgACAAAGTAGTAAGCAAACTCTTTAAAAAAAGATGTTTCAagttttaatacataaaatataatcaGTATTGTACTATGGTCGGAGTTCAAAAGTTTGTTTTAGGTCCTTAATGTCGTTGAGACTCCTCCAGAATTGATGAAATTAACCAAcatcaaaattttgagaatCCTCGAGAATTGATGAAACTAATAACATCCAATATATATGCTGTGTACTTGTCCAAATTTCTTTCGAAATAGTTATACCTTACCTTTTCTGGTTGCAGGTGTTTATAGGGATAGCGATGATCTTAGGAGATGGCCTCTACAACTTCTTCAAAGTCCTTGGTCACACATTCTATGGTTTATACCGCCAAATGAAAGACAAAAAATCAGAAGCCGATATACCAGTTAGTCGCAACTCATTCCCTCAACTAACCACCCTATCATACGATGACCAACGCCGCACCCAATTGTTCCTCAAAGACCAAATCCCCATTTGGATCGCCCTCGTTGGTTATCTTGTCATTGCTGGAATCTCCATCATCACACTCCCACACATCTTCCACCAACTCAAACGCTACCACATCACAGTTATATATCTCCTAGCCCCAACACTCGCCTTTTGTAATGCATACGGATGTGGCCTAACTGACTGGTCCCTAGCCTCTACCTACGGAAAGTTAGCTATCTTCATAGTCGGTGCATGGGCTGGCGGAGAACATGGTGGTGTTCTTGCAGGACTAGCCGCATGTGGTGTCATGATGAACATAGTCTCAACTGCTTCTGATTTGATGCAAGACTTCAAAACTGGATACATGACATTGGCTTCGCCACGTTCAATGTTCGTTAGCCAAATGATTGGGACCGCAATGGGGTGTGTCATCTCACCATGTGTGTTTTGGCTCTTTTACAACGCATTTAACAACCTTGGTACGCCTGATTCGACATATCCTGCACCATACGCTCTCATTTATCGCAACATGGCTATTTTAGGAGTTGAAGGGTTTGCGGCATTTCCTAAACATTGTCTTGCTCTATGCTACGGGTTCTTTGGGGCAGCTATTGTTATAAATGGGCTCCGGGATTTGGTTGGAAAGGAGAAAGCTAAGTATATTCCTATTCCCATGGCAATGGCTATTCCATTTTATATTGGGGGTTACTTTGCGATTGATATGTGTGTTGGGAGTTTGATTCTATTTGTCTGGTCCAAGGTGGATAAAGCGAAGGCTGCAGCGTTTGGACCAGCAGTTGCTTCGGGTTTGATTTGTGGAGATGGGATATGGACTTTGCCGAGTTCAATACTTGCTTTGCTTGGTGTTAGGCCTCCGATTTGCATGAAGTTTCTTTCAAGAGCAGCTAATGTCAAAGTTGATGAGTTCTTAAGTTCTTAAAATATGGTTTAATTAGTTTGTGTTTTTGGTTTGGCAAGTTTTTAGTGTTTTTTATTTGCATCCAGTTAGGAAATATGTAAAGAAAGATCGCTGCTAAATTAGTTGGTATTATCAGCTTGCAATAAGTATTGTCTATTTATCTTTACGGCACAATAACTTAACTTTAGATGCAGAGTTAGGttctgttctttttttttaaaaattgtactCGTAAATGGCTGCACAAGAATTACGGATGTCCATGATTAGACAGTTACTAAGCGAGCATTCATGCTGAAAACTCGAGCTTGGTTTTGTTGAGTAAGTTCAAGCAAGGTGTTTGAGAGCTTGAATATTAACTTTAGAAATCATCATACTAAATACGCTTTATAAGCTACGGCTTGAATTAGCTGAAGTCAAATTCAAACTCAAATAACTTACTGCAATGAATTTTGACAAATTTGCAATCATAAAAATAGATACATTAAGGTAACAATTCAACAACTGTAGCAACCGTACCCTACCGACCTCTGGCCATTTTGTAGGGAGAGAGCATCGAGCCATCGAACCTTTGGCATGTGTTTCCAAAGTCAAGAGTTTAAGATTACTTAGGGTGTCTTTGGAAGGGAGAACTTACGGGAAACAAAATGgaacaaaaaaatgaaatggataaattttataattttcattgtttgtcaaaatcaaagaattatactaaaaaattcaaaaatcaaaacggatttttcttttttggtagcaaaatcaaataaataaaagtgtTATTTACCAacaattattttatcaattcattacttcatgtatctatctatatttaataTCCGTCTTGGTATATACAGATCTCAGTATCTATTATCGATTACTAGGAAACGGTTTGACAAATAATCTGTTCATAGGTTGCTCTAACAGTTTTATGACACTAGTTAATCGATTTAGGCCCCAAAAAATTTAAGACCtcaatattttgtaaataaactTAATATTTGGAGTTTGGACTAAAtaccattatataatttgcattgcgGTAACATCCTTATTCGTTTTCGCATcaacattttcatttatttctaGCTAGTAGTTCAATAATGTAAGTCgatatactatttttttttataccttaATTTATATGTTGATAAACTAAGCCCCAAAATTGATCTCGCTTAAGGCCTCCAAAATATTTAAGTCGACACTAATATGATTTCCAAAGGAAGTTGATTTCTCTGTGTATTTATTTCTTAGTCCAGCCAAACATGTgaaatcatttcatttctctttttataattcttcttctttttaattAGACTATTCGGAGTGAAATGGATGTGAAGCCAAACCGCCCCAAGACGGCCCGAAATGCTCTCAAACATGGCCCCCGATGGGCATTTTGAACCAGAAAATAAGAATTCGTGAAGAGGAATAGACGCATATGCATGGGCTTAgagtagaacatgaactatataaataaaagggattcggtgaatccaacattaacaaacaagtacataacGCATAATGCAAAATAAGGGCAAATGCATCCTGGATCCATATAAGTCCAAGCCCAAATTCTAGCACAAGCATCAATCAACCATCACATCTTGGATTCACttgttacctgaaaagtgtactaaacaaagtcaacactaggttggtgagttcgtagtaatgTTTCACAAGGAACCATCGACGATAATCACTTAGTCAAGTCACAAGAATATCAACGAGGAGTGTAATAACGTATAAGTAATGAGTAAAAGTGTTATCAATGTTGTATCAAGTATCAAAAGTAAGCAAGTGTCATAATCATAAGTCAAATGTGTATCGACCACGTCATCAACACAATAGTTTAAATATGTTTGCGTGTGTACCGCATAGTTAGGGTATACATGCGTGTATATCCGTACAATTTAAGTATGCTTGTGTGTATCTCCGCACAAATAAAGTATGCGTGCGTGTATCTCCGCACAAATAAAGTATGCTTGCGTGTATCTCGCACAATAAAGTGTTTTTGCGTGTATCTCCGCTCAAATAAAGTATGTTTGTTTGTATCTCCGCACAAATAAAGTATGTTTGCGTGTATCTCCGCACAAATAAAGTATAACAATTCGTATAAGTTTACTACCACAGAATCCTAACAATCACCAATCACACCAAACCGATACGTACATACACTTAGGAGGATTCTACTTTCAACGAGTTCTCGATgattatatatagggtcacccgcagccttcccaccacatctcaaaccctTTGAAGGCATAACCGACCtttatgtatgtacaactattcTAAATATAACCATACATGTCACAATCATGTCCATAATCAACCAAACATGTCGATCAATCCATCATTCAATAAATTAAGACCATCCATTGATTAAACAATCAATCAAGACTATCCATCAattaaacaatcaatcaatcaaaaataaatcagTCAATCAATAAGTCGTCAATCAAATTGACCAACCAAACAAACAAGCACGTATGTGCACACTTtacagcccgaatctcaattgagtagggagctacgaaactcaccttttCCAAGCAATAACAAGTTAAGATCATGCTATGAGTATCCAACGATCGTCAAATGTCCACAACCAAAACTTCAACAACGATCACAACCTACTTTACAACATCAAATTATCACAAGatattctgtaacaccccaccgttggcggaaacatgaggtgtcatgaaaagtacagcacgacatggaattacatagatactgctaaatgaaatagaatataataaatatattcccaaaaacatgagttcaagtCATATAAGTGTTAATATAGCTTATTACAATCAAGTCCacaaagaaataatccaaggcatgtagccttaaagtctgacaataaataaaggagcattaatctccgaagtccaagcctagcatagcagtctttatccctgattagcctgagtacctaaaaagtatactaaaatgtgtcaacacaaaggttggttagtcaaaaagtctagtcaaagaaataagtcttttgtcgattcttttaagtctaaacaagtaatagttcaatatataacgagcataATTACGCCATAATAAATCCAAacgtctcaatgtctcaaagtccggccttacggtacctgccttagtccaaagtctcaaagtctcaagtctccaatacacacaaaaagcacGACAATTAAACACATCattaagcacaacaacaaacacatgaTTGCATACATACAAtaagacagaagcacgtcaaatggcataagtaactctatacgctcaagctcaatattgaacataaacagaaatcgataaaactgtttaaaaagaacaagtatacttttcaccccaaaacatgtaaaaagaggggctacgaaactcacctaaAAGCAGCACAAGTAAAAGTATCCTAATTCAACGTATAAGAACAGGAACAGTCAGTACACCTGAAACACGCTCAATATCTGTCCaacagtcctacattgtccacaaatcatccagtaagtacttacctaattgcacaagtccatgtcctatactagtgtcatAGGAGATGTCATTATGTCTTATCaattgtcataatatatatatataatagtcattttgtccttataaattgtccatGTGACATGCTTCTTTTAATAATGTCATATTCTTAATGTTTATATCgtgtcatatatttatatggaatgTCATTATAAAATCTGGTCCGTTAAGTCATTGactattattatacaaatgtacaatttatatagtccatatcaatttaatacttatatatatatatatatataactaattaattttgtctttatatatatatttccatattatttcattatttataaaaattaggatttaactttaaacatgaatcactttaattaaaatatataatttaactttatttaaaaactttaacTTTTGACTAAATTACCAAAATTTTATCCAAACCCTAATCCTTATCAATAAGCCGtcgttgaccaagtttgaccgaaTCAAAAACTAGATCTAACACCAAAATACAACCCAAATCCAATTTTTGAACCAAAAGCATTTTTCCGGCcggtttgaccggcgttgaccgcaGTTTGACCTACTTTGACCGAACAAAAATCAAGATTCCGGTTGAATCTATGAACCATAATCGATTTCCAAGACCTAAAATTACTAGGATAACTCGGATCTATAATAGATCTAGCCAAGAACAACCAAACAACTCGAAAATGATTTACTATTCACAGATTTAAGATGTTTTCggtttatatacatatgaacAAGGGTCGAAAATCAATTTACAACATCAAATCTACCCAACAACAATGATTTCGGATCCAAAAATTTCGGATTCAAGAGGATTTCGGACTATACATCACGGATTTAGAGATTTCGGACATAAGTATATGGATATACACTAATataaaccgaaaacataaatcaaaacttaaaagatTTCTTATTTCCAACAGTTTTCGGATCAATAAATCTTGGATCTATAAATTTCGAGTATGCTCATATGCGAAAAACACTATACGACCGAAAACATAtgtaattttgtcaagaaagtcAGATTTAGAGAATATGTACACCTATATAGCCGAAAATCATATGTATTTTGTCAAGAAATTtggatttatagatatatatactaaaacataGCCGATTTACACGAATCTAATAAAAGATTTTCAATttcgtatgtatatatttacatatattccgaaatatctatatatacaagaaaaaTTTGATAAAGATTTTCGGTTAAACAACCATAACTTACCAAGATCTAAAAGAAAAGTAAGAAATGATAAAGATTAGTGGCGGTtgtggtggtttgatggtggcaGCCGACGGTGGTTGGCCGGAAATGGAAGGGGGGCAGTCTGATTGGAGGAAGAGAGGGAGAGGGAGAATGAGAgtgtgttttgagagaaagAGATGGGGAAATGGGATCGGGGCTAGGGTtagaattttagggttttgtttattctttttttttcccctaagTTTGACCGAAATTGACCCAGCTTTGACCTTACTAaaaactcgtttgactcgaccattcATGAATACTCGAGACCCGTTAATTCATATCATCGACATAGTTAagtgtaacttttcaatagctttctaatggatataaacatgactatatttgtttattaaatttttaattgattaaattttaagtattttacttaatttggcattttcacaagacaactagtatttctCTTATTCTCGAGTCTACGtgtaatttttctaaagtctaaatgctcataaagGCCGAATAAAATACAAATCGATTTATTCCATGATGAAGTCTTAAAGTGTAACGACGTACACAAACAAAGCAAACTAAAAATGACCGGAAAAGTGTTTCGGACAATACGCTCAGATTAAGTTGTCACATATTCTAACGGTAAGGTCTAGCTAGTTTAAGTCATGTCATAATGCTACAAATACTTTAAACGCTTCCCCGCCCAAGAAAAATGACACTTTAGCACAACATTTTAAGAAATAAATTTAGATTTATCCTAAATGGATGAACCCCCGATAATGTAGACTCTCACACGATTCTATCGATATCTCATACGTCAAAAACGGACtaacggttcaaaagttatcaATGCTAACCGAAAATAAAGTCAATGCTGAAGGACGAAAAGTTGCGGCGCAACTTTTGATCAGTAGTGGAAGCCAACAAAAAGTTGCGTCACACCTGTCCAATGTTGCGGCGCAACTTCTCCAGTTACGGGAGAAAAACCCATTTTCGACAAAAGTTAACCCTCCAAACGTAAAAATCAAAGCTTCAAACTTTAACACAACTTAATACAAGTATAAACAAGTATAATAATCAACTCATTTCATAAACCCACATCCTAAATCAAGACCCCTTTTTGAAAACCtaatgtaacacccgtcatttaaaaacctggattttcaaaaaactttcgcctaacggcgtttaATAATAGCGGAAAAGAATCACATATAAATCTgcccatccgtaaccggatgaaacttttgaaaacatttggtgtTACTAAATGAATCatcgaaataataaaagaaaatccaagtgTTGGCACCAACATATATGCCAAACATTATTACATAGtctttaatcataatatcgtaaataaagtagccaaacaaaaggctaagggtagcttaagcatcaagaacataaatgcTATTGTCTTTAATGTCTCTACCCATGCTCATCAAACTATCCTTTCTTTAGCTCCAAACTCATCTAATCtgatggcacaacattttcaaagagcaagtgttagctaataaattcgctaagtaagaataacatatttgaaaacatttgccgattagatatattaacaaaatcatatcatcattatatgttaatatcacatgagcatcataaacatcataaacataagaaacatcATAAACATCGTAAGCGCCATATAGCATAACACATTAGGAACATCATAATCCTAAGTGTGCctatcatcataaagctttacttttcatctttctttactttctttatatctttacttttcttttgcctaggcataggctatgtgacataagccacacatacttagagatgtggggttgtgtgtaggcggtcatagaccatacatggagtcctcacacccgacatgatgggtaaaccataaggtggtccattggcgtcgttaaggaaagacaaagtcgtttccaactgaataaaccgtttatgcctttacgcattggtggttagttactccacccggaataaacaaacataactatgccacaaggagcaactcaagtgaccacgtacgcactagctttacaactagcacgggttaagcttaacacagctttacatatgctcgagacttctttattacattagtttaggctacactttcacctaaaccaatcacttttatctttactttatattaacgtaggctacactttcaactaagttaatcacatatcatctttactttagggcccttaacgtgcacgtgaacatggcaatcctaatcaaaggactagtgactaggtgatcaagccacacgttaaatcttatcataaacatatcatcacttcatgatcatataacataatcataacatcatttcataatcacctatcataatcatgtcatcattACATGTTCACTTTACataagcatatcattacattatgatcatttagcttaagcataacatcgtatcatgatcacataacataaacatggcATCATATCTTATTCACATTTCATAAGCATATCATCATTCCATGATATGAGAACTTACCTTATgcctttgcaacctgcatatacatgtcattcatcatagaaaggtaagcgtcatatcccatatcaacctcccataatcccctttactttactttcaaTCATACATAAATGTTTGGAAGGTTTTACTTATGAAAACGTATTTTGTTGTACCAccaggtgacaaaagatgttatcttacctcggtACAGCTTACCAACCAGTTAAGAGTATCTTAGAttgcttgctaagtgctcccgactacctataatcattgaATGACATAATGAGCTATCAATTACCTGctacttatggtcatgactcaagaCTAGAtgcctataaacatgacccatgacaagacttgatgcatcaaaggttcgtttaatactttagagcttacataaccCGAAGGAACTCGACATTCCCTCACTAAATGAACCATTcaggaaacttgacatcataatcatattttgaaAGCATTACTATTAGAAATTAGACTCTCTCatgattccgtggatagcttatttgtcaaaaacggagttacggttcaaaagttatgtccatttaaaaatgttaacaaaatcagtccctaacgggagttacaagcCTAACGGGGGTTAGgaaaatttgtaacgggagttacagtgGAGGTGTTATCACAGttacccagctaacgggagttacgacgaccagacgtgaaaaacaactccaaaacctaaccaaacacattcCAAACGACTTTAACAAatctccaggtcttat includes these proteins:
- the LOC122579791 gene encoding probable metal-nicotianamine transporter YSL7; translation: MERSSSRRESISAGDESDQSERKGNKDVSEMETIERIFECKEVPPWQKQLTFRAFVVSFILGIMFTFIVMKLNLTTGIIPSLNVSAGLLGFFFVKTWTKFLNKSGLLKQPFTRQENTVIQTCVVATSGIAFSGGFGSYLFGMSEVVAKQSNEDNAAENIKNPTLGWLIGFLFVVSFLGLFSVVPLRKIMIVDFKLIYPSGTATAHLINSFHTPQGAKLAKRQVRTLGKFFTFSFLWGVFQWFFTAGDGCGFSSFPSLGLKAYEHKFYFDFSATYVGVGMICPYLINLSLLVGAIVSWGLMWPLIEKRKGDWYPADLGEGSLHGIQGYRVFIGIAMILGDGLYNFFKVLGHTFYGLYRQMKDKKSEADIPVSRNSFPQLTTLSYDDQRRTQLFLKDQIPIWIALVGYLVIAGISIITLPHIFHQLKRYHITVIYLLAPTLAFCNAYGCGLTDWSLASTYGKLAIFIVGAWAGGEHGGVLAGLAACGVMMNIVSTASDLMQDFKTGYMTLASPRSMFVSQMIGTAMGCVISPCVFWLFYNAFNNLGTPDSTYPAPYALIYRNMAILGVEGFAAFPKHCLALCYGFFGAAIVINGLRDLVGKEKAKYIPIPMAMAIPFYIGGYFAIDMCVGSLILFVWSKVDKAKAAAFGPAVASGLICGDGIWTLPSSILALLGVRPPICMKFLSRAANVKVDEFLSS